DNA from Parageobacillus thermoglucosidasius:
CGGTCCCTGTAGGACAGAGCCAACATTTTCGAGAAAGTTCTCCCATTGCTTTTTGAACGACCGGATTGTTTCGGTGATTGGTCCTTTGATGACTTGGTGATAGATCGTTTGGAAAGCCCCTTTGATTTTATCAACATTCAGGACGTTTTTCGTTTTCGAGATCCATTTCAAAACCTCCGCTGCTGTTTCTGCCGCTTTCAATCCTTTGATCCCTGCTTTACCGGCGACGCCTGCTCCTTTGGCTGGAGGAATGATGGACAACAATAGCATTCCCCCCGCAAACAGACGGTCTCCTACTGAAATCCGTTCTCCAGTCACTAGATCATATTTTCAAACAATCACTACACATCGTACCAGCCCATTGAAAAAGGAGACCCAAAAAATATACTAATTTACTCCTCACATAAACACGCATTATTTTACACAGCGATTAGTTTTAAAATAAAAAACCTTGAAAGGCTTATAACCAATCAAGGTTACATCTTTTTACTTTAAGTCTATTTAAAACTATCTCACATTTAATTACGATCTTTATAATTTAAAGCTATTTCTACTATTTCCTCTGGTGATAATTCTTCATCATTCCAAAAAATTAGGTCACTTGGAGCTGGATGCGGAACATTTTTTTCCAAAATATCAATATATTCACTTACCTCTTCATCAGATAATTTAGGATCGCATATTTTTTTTACAAGTTCAATCAATTCCTCTTTAGATAGTTTATTTTCCATAATATTCACCCTTTCTTAGGATATCAACCTTTTTTACCAAAGTGGTATACAGGGTCTAAAATTATTTGGTGCATTCTAGGTGATGTAATAATCAGATTGTCAAGATTATAAACTTCTCCACCTTTCTCAATAGGCTGTTTATGGTGAAGTATATATGATTTAAGCTTGCCGTAATGTTCAGCCTTTGGAGCAATAGGTGCGTTTCCTTCTAACATTCGTGCGATATTTCTACTCCTAAATTCTTTTGCATAACTCGAATTTGCAACGCATTTCCAAAACTCTTTTCTAAAGTCATCAAAAGAATTAAATCTTTTTCCAACAAGTTTATCTCGAATCTCTTTTGGAATAATTCCAATGGCACCTTTATTGTACATTAGTTTTGTTTGCTTTGAAGACTTCTATCGAACTTAAAACTTTCACTCACTACTCCAGGCTTATTCCTAGGACTTTCATTTTTTCCTTTACCTATCCCTTTACCAACCACCTCATCCCCGGCTTGACTCATCGAAACGCGCACCGAGCTGGCGGATTCTTCAGCGATTCCTATCATCCGCCCACTTGGCACCACTCCAACTCCATCGGCGGCTAGCTGCGGTCCCTGTAGGACAGAACCAACATTCTCGATAAAGTTCTCCCATTGTTTTTTGAACGACCGAATTGTTTCGGTGATTGGTCCTTTGATGACTTGGTGATAGATCGTTTGTAAGGCCCCTTTGATTTTATTAACATTCAGGACGTTTCTCGTTTTCGAAATCCATTTCGAAACATCCGCTGCTGTTTCCGCCGCTTTCGCTCCTTTCACCGCTGCTTTACCGGCGACACCCGCTCCTTTGGCTGGAGGAATGACCGACAACAATAACATTCCTCCCGCAAGCAGGCGGTCTCCTGCCGAAATCCGTTCTCCAGTGATCGGGTCGTATTCTCCAAACACCCGCTGCAAGTCATACCAGCCAAGAAGCTCCAGACCGAATTCTGACATGTTGTCGGCAAGCGTTTGGTCTGCCTGTCTTATTGCCGCGGCTGTTCGATACAGCAATTCCTCCGCTTCATTCAGCTTTTCTTCATAGCGCCGGAGACAATGAAGCAGTTCGTCTGTAAGCTCCTGAATAGCGGCAGAGCCGATGCCCGGAATCTCCATCACTAAAGAGGGCAGTTCCCAGGAAAGTGAGGTTCGCGCACGCGGCAGGCGTCTTCTGCATCGGGGACATGCTTTGCTACCGTTTCCAGCTCTTCCGGATTGACTCGAATCGTCAGTATTATAGCTCCACTATCTTTCGCTAAATTTAGGCGATTTCCTTTCTCATTTCATAAAAAAGAGTACCTGCACAGGGTAAATATGAAGATTGGCGCAATTTCAGAAAACAGCCCCAAAATAATCTGAAAAAAGATAACGAAATTAATATGCTAATTTACAATTAGGGTTATATTTTGTTAGTAACGAAGAAAGTGGCTTATTCGGCACTGGGTATCCCCCGCCAAAAAAGAAACCTTGAAAGGCATAAAACCCATCAAGGCTGAAAATAGAAGTAATCTAACAACTAATATAGATAATGTTTGCTGAATATTGATTGACCAAGTTAAGAGATTCTAATACTTATTCTATGGGTCCCATAAATTGGGTGATTAAATAAATATGCTCAATCAGTTTAACTTTTTTCATGTTCTCTACTTTTTCTAGTCCACCTAATCCAAGAAGAGGTACATAGCCAAAACACTCATCAAACTTTGGTTCCCCATATCTCTTAACCGCCTCTGGATAAGGAAACCAATTTAATTCCTCATCTAAAAAGGCCTCATCGTTTAAATCCTCAAAGAAAAAATCAAATCCAGCTGAAATAACATGTACCTCATTTTTTCTAAAGTTCAACAGGTTTAAATATCTCCCCTTTTCCCAAACGATTATATCTCCCATTGATGTAGCGAACAACGGAATGGCTTCTTGATATCGTATATTACGTCTTCTAAAAGATCTTGAAATTTATCAGGGTTAACTATTTTTAGATAACCTTGTAATACACTACCAAAACCGTATTGTTTCCAAATGTCAACAACTTCTGAAGGAATTCTCCCTTTATACTTCTCAACTGTTGATATGGGGACTTTCCCTTCTAATTTAAAATGATTAAATATATTTTGTGCATCTCCCATTAATAAGTCACCTCAATATTTTAGTTTGATATTTTTAATTTAATATTTAAAAAGGTCGATTCTCTTTCTTCTTGAGTCATTGTTTTCGCAATATCTCTAATGTTTGTATCTAAATCTTTAATCCTAGATTTCCATTGAGAACCAATTGATGAGTTTATTTTCTTATTTCCCATTTCACCAATATGGCGGAGGGCCACTTTACAAAACAAACTTTTTCATGCGGGGAACGATTACGGTGAAGAGGATGATCAGAAAGACCAAAACGAAAAAGCCAACCAACCGTGGCAGAAGCGATGATGATATTGGTTCCGTCCCATCCCATGTTGACGAGACGGAACCGATTTGTTTGCTTAGGCTGACAAAAGAAAATAGCTGCATAAACAAGAGTTTTTCTTTCTGTTTAACGTGTCTGTTTTCATGACATAGCACCAATTTAAAAAGTTGAATTCTTAAATTTATGGCACTCTATCACAATAAAACGTATCTTACTCTCCAATTAATTACAACACTTTAACTTTGATTTAAGTTATACAAAATAGTACGTATGAACCAATTAAGTCTATCACTATTCATTTTCCTCATAGCATGTTTTCTAACAAACTCTTGAATATCATCCCAATTATCAAGTTGGAGAATTTGTTCTAACTCTTGCTGAAGGTTTTGTCGATATTTACTCTTTTCAGTTAAATTAAATTCTTTAACTATTGTTTCTAATTCCTCATAGTTAGCACTTGGGTTAAAATAACATTCAAGAAAATATCTGAAAGTATCGTATTTCAAATCTTCATTCATGATATCACCCTCTATTTTTATTTAACAATAGGAAATGCAGTTAATATTCTGAATCCTAGTTCCTGAGTTGAATCCCTAATCAATACTACTTTAGAATCTGTTAGGTTATAAATAACATGTTTTTTATTTCTAAGAACCCCTTTTCCTATTGGATAATTGTGTGATAGATATAATCATTGTTGCTTTATCTAGAAATTCTATAATAAAGTGCCTCAAAAGAGATTTAATATCTCCTTTGAGGCTTCATATTACCATATAACCAGCTTCTTTTATCTTTACCAACCCATACTTCCCCTTCATGGTATATTTCTATTACATATCCTGAAGCTGGTGAAAAAATCCAAGTATCAAAACTAACCGCAGTAACATCATCAATTACTTCTAGAACCTTTTTTAATTAGACTTTATAATAGGTAAAGTCCCCTCATTCCAAATTACATAAACAACTGCACCAAAATTTTGGAAATACCTTTCCAGATAAGCAGTTATATCATTTACGGTGTTTACATTTTCTTTTTTACTAATCTTGTCCCAATCAATACGCCCCCATTCAGTAAACGGAAAAGCGCTTTCTAATATATCAAGAATTTTCTTTTTTTGCTATCAGTTAAAATTTCAGCATCTTCACCTAAAGCTTCAATACATTCATCTAATAAAGTCATTCAAATTCCCCTTTATCTATTCAAGTATTCTAAATAAGCTCAAAAAACACTTTCATTACCTTCAAAAGATATTACATATTTTTTATCTCAAGACCTTTACCATTACATTACGGAAATCTTCTACAACAATCGGAACAAGGTAACTGATGATGTTTCAATTCTTTAAGCTGATGGAAATCATAAAATAGGGCATCTTTTTTAAACTCCTGTTGTGCGTACGATATGACTTAAAAAAATTATCATATAGGAGTTTCGTAGATTATGTGTATATATCACTCTAACGGTTTATTCCGTACTCCATATACATTAAAACCCCCTCATTTCTGAGGGGGAATTAAAGATCTCAATCATCTAAATGGTCTTCAATTTTTCCAAACTCAGTACAGCCTATTATCATTTCACAACTTTTTGAGGTAAGAAATATTCCCATTGATTGACTAATAAATTGTTTATCTGAAGGAACTAGATGAATATGCTTACCATCCTTAAACCGCTTAGATAATCTAATTAATTCAGTTCCAAGCCCTATTAATGCTTCTTCACTTAATTCAAATATCACTCTACAATTAGAGGTTATGTCCTCACCTTTAGTATTAAATACTTTAATCTGTGCGACATTTTTGCCTTCCAAGTCGAATTCATCTTCATCGTCATTTTCAAGGTTAATAATAATATAATCTTCCAAGTTATCCCTCCTAGCATTAGTCTAATATTTCTATTACTTTACCATTATTATCAATGATAATATGGAAATTCTCTTTTTGTTTCCATCTACCACTTTTAGTCGGAACATGTATTTCCACGTTATAATGGTCGACAGGTTGTCGATATTTCTTACCGATAGGATGTGCATGCTCTCCAACATCCCTTCGGAAAATAACTTTACTACCATCATCTAATATAGTTTCTAATCTATCCCCTACTCTTTTCGAGTCACGTAGAACCTGTTTTAATTTATCAATGTTTTTAATATTACCATTAATTTTTCCCTTACCCTTACCAACCACCTCATCCCCAGTTTTACCAATTATGTTCATCGTCGTTTCTTTTACTTCTTTTTCGGCTCTGCTCACCCACACACCGCGGGTCGGACCGATTCCTGCCAAGGCCGGCTGTGGTCCCATCAGGACAGAGCCAACATTTTCGAGAAGTTGCTCCCATTGCTTCTTGAACGAACGGATTGTTTCGGTGATTGGCCCTTTGATGACTTGGTGATAGATCGTTTGTAAAGCCCCTTTGATTTTATCAACATTCAGGACGTTTCTCGTTTTCGAAATCAATTTCGAAACATCCGCTGCTATCCCGGCCGCTTTCGCTCCTTTCACCGCTGCTTTACCGGCAACGCCTGCTCCTTTAGCTGGAGGAATGACCGACAACAATAACATTCCTCCCGCAAACAGGCGGTCCCATCCTGAAATCCGTTCTCCGGTGATTGGGTCGTATTCTCCAAACAATCGCTGCACATCATACCAGCCACTAAGCTCCAGACCAAATTCTTTTATGTTATCGGCAAGCGTTTGGTCTGCCTGTCTGATGGCCGCGGCTGTCCGGTACAGCAGTTCCTCCGCTTCATTCAGCTTTTCTTCATAGCGCCGGAGCCAATGAAGCAGTTCGTCTGTAAGCTCATGGATGACGGCAGAGCCGATGCCCGGAATCTCCATCACTAAAGAGGGCAGTTCCCAGGAAAGTGAGGTTCGCGCACGCCGGCAGGCGTCTTCTGCATCGGGGACATGCTTCGCTACGGTTTCCAGCTCTTCCGGCTTGACTCGAATCGTCGTCATTATAGCTCCTCTATCTTTCGACGGATTCGCGCGATTTCCCTGCTTATTTCATGAAGAAGATCGTCTGCAGTCGCATAAATACGTGTCTCGATTTGCCGCAAGTCCCCGTATACCAATTCATACGCTTCCCTCGACTTCCCCTGCCAATGCGGAACATACTCGTCATTTGCGCGATAAAATGCGCGAGTGCCATGTTGAAATTCCTCGATCGCTTCTTCGACCTGCCCTTGATAGGACTGCAGGCAATGAATCATCGCCTCGTAGGCCCTGCGTTTCCATTCTTTTTCGATCGATTCCAATAAAGACGCCACCTTGATTCCTCCCCCTATTTACACGCTATTAAAATGGTAACATAAGTAAAATAAGGATAAATCATGATATATTCCTGTTTTTCTAGATGACCATCAGGACTTTTTCCTTATCTATAATTCTGCCATGCTGAACATGTCAAAGTTCCTTCGAAAATAACCTGTTTACGGAACAAACTTTTTCATGCGTGGAACGATTACCGTGAAGATGACAATAAGAAATCCGAAAATGAAAAAGCCGAACAGCCATGGCAGAAACGATGATGATATTTGTTCCGTCTCGTCCAATGGCTGGCGAGACGGAACCGATTGTGTTGAAGTGTTAGCAAACAATCGCAGCTTTTCCGCTTTGACGGCAATCGTATTCGTTTCTTTTTCTCCCGATAAAAACAACTGCGCTTTTGTTCGCTCAAAGAAAGAAGAGGCCGGTCTTTGAAATGTCAGCGATGTTTGCACCTCTGGCAAATCTCTCTTTTCGTCAAGCAGCGACTCTTCATGAAGATAATCGGTGCGCAATTCGATGTCCTGCCGCTGATATTGATTTGGTTCAATTTCCGGCCACTCATCCGATTCCGCGTAAACCGTCATTCCCATCGCAGCCAATACAGAGCAGAGAAAGGGGAAACAGAACATCATAAGACGTCTTCTACCCTTCATATGTTTCCGCCTCCTTCTGCAGAGCGTCCAGGCGCTGCTTCAAAAACGGAACAGCGGACATAAGCACGGTAACAACTCCTAACGTAATGACAGCTGGATAAAATGCTTGCTGGTCTCCATATTGAATCGACATATATGTTTCTGATATCGGATGATCAAAGCTAAAGTTAGGCAATACTAAGTCGAGTAATGGAGTAATGAAAAACAGGATTAAGCCGACTCCGAGCACCCAGCCGGTAAACGGTCCGATGAAAAAGGCCAAGCGAACAATGGCGGAACAGAAAAATAATAAGATAATGGTAAAAATGCTCCATTTAAGCGCCTGCACCTCTTGCATCGGATAAATTCGCAATCCATATGTGCTGATGATGAAACCAACAAGCAAGTTCATTATGATCAGCAATGCCAGCTGCAGCATAAGCGGCACGGAAGAATAATAATGCAGGAAAAACCCGATGAGCATGCCGCAGAGCAAAACAATGACAAGCATCACGACAGGCGGCGTGTACGTTGCTTTCTCTTTCGGAATATCTCCGCTTACTTGTACCGGATTGGTTAAATAATCATACACATATCCGTTGGTTTGTTTGTCAACCATCGTATTGTCTAACAGACGATAAACATCGTTTTTAATTTGTTTGGTTGTATTGACATTAGTTGCCCATTTGTTGTTTAACTCATCCGCCCGTCCTTGGACCGATGCCACTTTTTCATGCATCTCATTGGTGTAATCGATAATCCGGTCTTGCCCTTCGGCAATGGAAGTGACTAAATCAGAAATTTGTGTGATATCTTGCAGCGTATTTTGCTGGATGGCAATAACAAATTCACCATTGTCGGCTCCCACCGTTGATTGTATGGTTCCTTCTTCATCCATGGTTTGCTGGAGCTGTGCCGTTACTTCATTCGCGGCATCGTTTAGTGATTGCAATTGTCCCATCAGCTCTGCTTGCATTTTTTCCACATTTTTATCATACTCGAATGTTACTTCCACAAAAGAATGGACGTTGTTTTCGACCGCTTCTGCGCCGTGCAAAGAAGTGGCCGAGCCATCCTGCAGCTGATAAATTCCGCTATGAATATTCAATAAAGTTTGGAAAATATCTGCTTTTTCCTTCCAATTTAAAATCAGCTGATCCACAAGTGCTTCATCAAAATTCTCCATTCGCTTTAACGTATCTTCAAAAACCGATAACCAATAGAAATATGCGAGGAGATCATTCATGTTTCTGCTTTGAATAGCCGGCTGAAATTGTGCTGATAATTGTTGTTTTCGCTCTTCGGATAACGACGGAGACTGAAGAATCGCTTGTTCTTTTTCGACAATTTGTTGCACCACTGTTTCTTCCGATTGTCCGCTGTCATTATTCGCTAGCGCGGCCAACTGTTTTGCCAATTGCGCGTATTTTTCTTGCCATTGCTGCTCGAAGGCTAACTGCTTTTGCCATGCTTCTTTTGCTTTTTGCATTTCCACTTCCAGCTGATTTATGGCATTGTCAATATCCCCCCAGCTTCCCGATGCATCTTGCCCTTCCTTCGTCTCTTGCGGGAGTTGCGGTTTCGCCGTTCGCAACTCGGTCTTTAAAGATGCCAGCTGCTGCTCGAGCCTATCCAGCCACTGCCCGTTCCCTGATGGCTGTGGCAGCTCTCCCGGCCCCGGCTGTTCATTCGGTGCTGACGGAGCGGTGGCAGATTGCAGCCGCTGACGGAGCGGAATAAGTTTTTGCTGCACTTCGTCCAATATCTTTGCATCTGTTTGTTGCTGATATTGACGGATGAGGTCTTTTTGCGACTCCAAGAGCCGTTCATAAACATTTGAATTTTCCAGCTGGTTATAGAGACTTGTCAGCGCCGTATGGCTGTCCGTAACCATATTGCGCAATTTAGACACAGATTGCAGCAAGGTTTGGCTGCTTAATTCCAACTCCGGTCTGACATTCCATGGCCGTTCTACGACGGAACGCAATCCCCCGCTTATCATCGTTTCATACTGCCGAATTCCTTGTTGAATGATGTCATGCTGCCGTTGCTGATACTCTTTATACATCTGAATATCTTCGATAAACGAAGCAATTTCTGCTTCCGCCTGCTCCAAACCTTTCAACGTGTCATTGGAGGAGCTTTCGGCATTTTTCGAAGATGAAAGCAGTTGTTCAAGCATCTTCTTTTGGCTCTCGATCTCTTTTGTTAATTTGGCAGAGCTGGGAGTGTAAAAATCGTACATCGTCTTTTGAAAAGCGATTTCTTTTTCCAAAATAGCGCTAAATTTTTTGCGAATATCTTCTACCGCTTGGCCGACATAACTCCAATACAGCGTAGACATTTTTTGGTTGATCGTATTTTTCGCCGCTTCTAGTTCTCTCTGTACCTGCTCCCGATTTTTCGCCTCAAGATTTGGCTGGATTTTATATTGGATGGTTGCCTTAAGCGGCTTTTTCTCATTAAAGGTCAAAATGTTTCTCGAAAAATCGGATGGCAAATACACAACAGCGTCATATTGGCCGTCCGCCAGCCCTTTTTCCGCTTGGCTGCGATTGACGACAGACCACTGATAATCAGAATCGTCATCAAGAGCTGGTACAATTTCTTTGCCGAATTCGTATGTTTTTTTATTATAATCAGCTCCTACATCTTCATTAACTACCGCGATTCGGTTCGTCGTCCGTTCTGTTACCTTCATCGGGTTATGGCCAATGAACGTAAAGAACAGTACAGGAAGAGCAACAATAAACACAATTTTCGCAATCAACTTGACGATTTTCCATTTTTCCGTCATATGATCCACCTTATTTCCTTTATTCTGCTTTTGGGATTTGTATTTTCTGTTCTTTGCCATTGGCGACAAAATAGCCGAACCCTGGGTCCACTTCCGGTTCATGTCGCGTAAATGGCAATGCAAACAAACTTTGTTCCGATTTTTTCATGACGAGGATCGCTTGCCGAACTTGTTTCAGTTCAGTTGTCAGCGCATCAAAACCTTTCGTAAATTCATTTGCGTTTCCTGCAACAATGACACTAAATCCAAGATGGCTGTACCGCTTCATCATCATCGCGATTCGCTCGTGAATTTTACTATCGGCTGACTGCTGAAGCCGAGAAAGGCTATCCGCGACGAAAACAACAGGTGAAAAAGCTTGGGCATGAACATCCGCTTTCCCAATTGCCGCTAAGTACTCTTTCTCCCTCTTCTGCAGTATTCCGCTCGCTTCATCCAGCCAATGGTGCATTTGCTCTTTTGTTTCTATATAGGTAACGTTTTCTTTATTAGCGTATAAAGCAAGGCCGCGGTCCACTCCATCAAACAGCCCGATGCCTGCCGTCGGCTGGGCGAGCAATGATTCCAATATCAATTTGATCGCATTCGTCTTCCCTTTGCGCGGCTGCCCTATTACAAGGCAATGCGGATTGGTTTGTATATGAAGGGAAACCGGGCGAACCGTCTCTTCATCAAGCCCGATTGGAATCAAACCAGGCTGTCGCTGAACGATATACGTTTTCGCAAAGAGCGCAAACGGCAATTGCGCTGGAAGCATTGGAATCGGCTGCGGCTTGCGCATGCTTTTATATTTTTCTGTCAGCTTTGCGATCTCTTCTTTCATATTTTCAAGCACCGCGATGTCATCTTCCCCATCAGCCGGAAGATAAATTTGCGTTAAAACCGCTTGCTCTTTTTTTATGAGCGCCCGCCCTGGAACCGGCTCGACCTCGTACGGAGTTCGTCCAATGATGGAAAACCGTTCCGAACTGTCAAGGAAATAATGAACGATTTTTGTTTTTAAATTGTTCATGAGCGGCGGGCGAACTCCGCTAACCCTTGTTGCCGTTATCATCAAAAATATTCCAAGCGATTGCCCGTCTCGGGCATATTGAATGAGCTGTGTTTCCAGCTCCGGCATTTCTTCTTTGACAAGATCAAAGTTGTCAATCGCGATAAAGATAATCGGGAGCTTTTCTTCAGAAAGCGTGTTATACCATTTAATCGTGCTTACTTCTTTTTCCATGAAACGCTGTTTTCGCTGTTCGATCTCTTCTTTCATTAACTTCATAAATTTCTCAATCTTCTTTTCATCATCGAGCCGAAAATAATCAGCTGTATGCGGCAATTGCCGCAGCGGCAGCAACGCGTTGTTTCCGAAATCGAAAATGTAATAATGAAGCTGTTCTGGACTATAGACGGACGCAAAGCTCATTAACAATGTCATCGCCGTTGTCGATTTCCCATATCCCGCAGAACCAAAAATGCCGACATTTCCATCTTCCATCCATTGATATAAGTAGTCTGATTGCCGCTGCAGTTCCGGTTCATCTTTTAGACCAATTGGAAAATAAACGGTGTCTCGTTCTTGCAAAGCAGGACGATGCAGGCGCGAAGATAACGGCGGCAGCCATGGGCTCGGCAGCTTTTCGATCCCGAGTTGCTGCTGCGTTTTGATAATTTCTTGAACAACCATTTCGATTTCTGTTTTTTGTTTTTTCTTGTTTTTCTTCATTTCCGCGTCAATATTCGAAACCGGAACAAGCCCTAAATCTGTGACAATATAAATCTCATCTTCTGATTCAACGCCTTCTTCCATATACGGCGCACCGCTCCATGCCGATTGAAATAACTCATATACCTCATTATTTCCAACTTGAAGATACGCACGTCCTGTTACCGTAATTGTAGCCGCATCGCCGTTTTTCAATATTTCCTTACTGTCGCTAGCATCTTGCACTTTTAAACTGATGCGAAAGCGGGCATTGCTCCAAATTTGCTCGTCAATGACTCCTTTCGGCTTTTGTGTCGCTAAAATAAGATGGACTCCCAGGCTGCGGCCAATCCGCGCCGCACTCACCAATTCGCGAATAAAATCCGGTTCTTCGCTTTTTAATTCAGCGAATTCGTCAGCGATTAAGAATAGATGGGGAAGAGGCTGTTTCGCTTTTCCTTGTTTATATAACTCCATATAATCATTGATATGATTGACTTCATATCTATCAAACAAGCGCTGCCGCTTTTTCAGCTCACTGTTAATGGAAGCCAGCGCGCGGGCGCTGAAGTTTTTGCTGCCATGAATATTAGTAATCGTCCCTAATAAATGCGGAATGTTTTTAAACGGCTGCGCCATTCCGCCTCCCTTATAGTCAATGAGCAAAAACGCGACTTCATGAGGGTGAAAATGCACCGCCAATGACAAAATGTACGTTTGCAGCAGCTCACTTTTCCCCGATCCTGTCGTCCCCGCGACAAGCCCGTGCGGACCGTGCGCTTTTTCATGCAAGTTCAGCTCCACAACGTCTTTTTTGCCTTTTAATCCAATTGGCACGGCCAACGAGCGCGAAGGCTGATGAATCATCCAATTTTCCTTTATATTTATCTCTTCCGCTTTCTTCACTTGAAGCAATTCGAGAAACGTGACTTTTTCCGGAATAGAATTATGCATCCCTCTTTGATGATCTAAAGAGCGCAATAACCGTGCGAACCGCTCGTTTCCTTCCCGTGTATGTTCATCGAGGGTAAACGGAATATGCGCCGCTTTCCGGTGCTGGATTAAAATTTCTCCATCCCGCTCGTTAATATATTGCACGAGCGTATGAATGTTTTCTGTTAAACTTTCCTTTGTATCGGAAGCAAAAATCACGGAAATACCGACTTCTTCGTTTTTTTCCTCCAAATATTCCAAAATGACATGCTCCGCAATTAAAGAGCGGTTGGCGACGATAAACACAAAATGCG
Protein-coding regions in this window:
- the essC gene encoding type VII secretion protein EssC: MSQLWIFYEDICQLFPLTGQEDCVFIGNKLEHDVTIPSFLFRNGYMEIRKQTDASVMVVLQGDKRIGELKPCVPVTVDEDGQTITVVWLDEEIKQHIYYVGNKTELMAAPDPQADIQTKTARVSFVKQKGEWFVIPNRSSPLFLNGVKISDAVSLQNGDVILCPYVQFVFLEDDLLSVTSGQEIASSLTETVPPVSEMKKKYPVYHRTPRMIYELPSEKVAISFPSQEGDGDQRGLWLMILPPLLMLLVMGIIAFIQPRGIFILISIVMFATTLVTSTVQYFRERKNRKTRKEKRRRIYTNYLTQKREELHALSEKQRNVLYYHFPSFEKMKSLALQISDRIWERTMESDDFLHLRIGKADVPSTYEVSVSMGDLANREIDDLLEQAQQMARTYQTVKNVPLTIDLSSGAMGMIGKTAIVNHEIQQLVGQIAFFHSYHDVRFVAIFSEKDYKDWEWMKWLPHFQLPNSFAKGFIYNEQTRDQLLSSIYEMLRERDLDEEKEKKRFSPHFVFIVANRSLIAEHVILEYLEEKNEEVGISVIFASDTKESLTENIHTLVQYINERDGEILIQHRKAAHIPFTLDEHTREGNERFARLLRSLDHQRGMHNSIPEKVTFLELLQVKKAEEINIKENWMIHQPSRSLAVPIGLKGKKDVVELNLHEKAHGPHGLVAGTTGSGKSELLQTYILSLAVHFHPHEVAFLLIDYKGGGMAQPFKNIPHLLGTITNIHGSKNFSARALASINSELKKRQRLFDRYEVNHINDYMELYKQGKAKQPLPHLFLIADEFAELKSEEPDFIRELVSAARIGRSLGVHLILATQKPKGVIDEQIWSNARFRISLKVQDASDSKEILKNGDAATITVTGRAYLQVGNNEVYELFQSAWSGAPYMEEGVESEDEIYIVTDLGLVPVSNIDAEMKKNKKKQKTEIEMVVQEIIKTQQQLGIEKLPSPWLPPLSSRLHRPALQERDTVYFPIGLKDEPELQRQSDYLYQWMEDGNVGIFGSAGYGKSTTAMTLLMSFASVYSPEQLHYYIFDFGNNALLPLRQLPHTADYFRLDDEKKIEKFMKLMKEEIEQRKQRFMEKEVSTIKWYNTLSEEKLPIIFIAIDNFDLVKEEMPELETQLIQYARDGQSLGIFLMITATRVSGVRPPLMNNLKTKIVHYFLDSSERFSIIGRTPYEVEPVPGRALIKKEQAVLTQIYLPADGEDDIAVLENMKEEIAKLTEKYKSMRKPQPIPMLPAQLPFALFAKTYIVQRQPGLIPIGLDEETVRPVSLHIQTNPHCLVIGQPRKGKTNAIKLILESLLAQPTAGIGLFDGVDRGLALYANKENVTYIETKEQMHHWLDEASGILQKREKEYLAAIGKADVHAQAFSPVVFVADSLSRLQQSADSKIHERIAMMMKRYSHLGFSVIVAGNANEFTKGFDALTTELKQVRQAILVMKKSEQSLFALPFTRHEPEVDPGFGYFVANGKEQKIQIPKAE